The following are encoded in a window of Bradyrhizobium sp. WBOS07 genomic DNA:
- a CDS encoding AsmA-like C-terminal region-containing protein: MQTTLLGLAIAFIIALLAALIGPYYVDWNQFRPQFEAEAGKIIGVPVRVAGELDARLLPAPTLRLRQVTFGGNNDLGRLRADKLDVEFSLGSLMRGEWRATELSVGGMAVDLGLDARGRVDLPSTASGTFNLASLAIERLNLTGRIALHDAASRSTLELNDIAFSGDVRSLAGSVRGDGGFTANGVRYPFRVSSGPSADGNATRLHLNIDPGERAILADLEGVLAFDNRLPKFDGALTLAVPAAKKAGAAGPTPWKLTTKLRADPAGAKFEQIDASFGPEDSALKLGGVGDLKFGASPLLRAVLSARQVDADRLAAKNMDKDDAEPLRILPALRAGLAAIPQAPIPAQIEFNSDQIMLGGRPLQNITTELQTDGRSWTFQRLELRAPGMTQLSLNGATPGADSFSGRLSVESSDPDTLVAWLQGRSEVSRRSTRPLRLAGEVTIAANHLAIDRLKADIEGGTVEGRIAFVQTGASKGSRIDADLKADRLDLDTAVSFVRALAGPQGEWPEEAKLSLDIGRAISAGQELRPFTAKLAYGPAALSLEQLRFGQAGGVTTVASGSFDRARITGKLALQSSANSLRELTALIEPFAPALRARMDAIPAASGATRLKLDLSLDKNAEHADRSNARAVLELDAPQLKATAALAAQTPAAAIGGIDLERLRSSDFTLDSKVSTPQAGALLALLGLDRMVAAGEGASQLEGKLTGTWRRPLQLSAKLSGGGLDADAQGSVELSEPKGSVNLRVRNVNLAPLLGTSRTDKSVQNVSLSSRLTLTGNRLTFDDLDGNAAGAHLRGHLAVMLDADRSVDGEVGLDTLDLAPALAMAIGAAGRDASEPLSAGLVTGWRGRIAFQALRGTLPGGIELRPFGGTLRGDGQSFALDGLKGTLGGGEMSASFDARNSANGLAVNARIEFAHVDAAALRYRELALPKGRASVQMALTSQGRSVAALTGALAGNGTVTLEAAEIGGLNPRAFEIAIRASDGGQVADDNRLRQLVEPALAAAPIAVASAQIPFTIRDGRLRVGATPLEAKNARAIVSGGYDIPADQADIRASLTPIMTGLSGAPPEIQLFAAGPPDKLNRTIDLAPLSSWLAVRTIDRETRRLDAIERGEPPPATAALPTLVSPDPTPEQAPAHVPLPGQDPRRPPAKPKAAPTPRPPQAAPAAPSPSLTSPSLTSPPLASQQLAPLPPAIDVKPAPGPPPAKPRPKPPLVLTPQNP, from the coding sequence GTGCAGACGACGCTGCTCGGATTGGCGATTGCCTTCATCATTGCGCTGCTGGCCGCGCTGATCGGGCCTTACTACGTCGACTGGAACCAGTTCAGGCCCCAGTTCGAGGCGGAGGCCGGCAAGATCATCGGCGTGCCGGTGCGGGTCGCGGGCGAGCTTGACGCGCGGCTCCTGCCGGCGCCGACGCTGCGGCTGCGCCAGGTCACCTTCGGCGGCAACAACGATCTCGGCCGCCTGCGCGCCGACAAGCTCGACGTCGAGTTCAGCCTCGGCTCGCTGATGCGCGGCGAATGGCGCGCCACCGAGCTTTCGGTGGGCGGCATGGCGGTCGATCTCGGCCTCGATGCGCGCGGGAGGGTCGATCTGCCCTCCACCGCGAGCGGCACCTTCAATCTGGCCTCGCTCGCCATCGAACGGCTCAATCTCACCGGCCGAATCGCCCTGCACGATGCCGCCAGCCGCTCCACGCTGGAGCTGAACGACATCGCCTTTTCCGGTGACGTCCGCTCGCTCGCGGGCTCGGTGCGCGGCGATGGCGGCTTCACCGCCAATGGGGTGCGCTATCCGTTCCGCGTCTCGTCCGGCCCGAGCGCCGACGGCAACGCCACCCGTCTCCACCTCAACATCGATCCCGGCGAGCGCGCCATCCTCGCTGATCTCGAAGGCGTGCTCGCCTTCGACAATCGCCTGCCGAAATTCGACGGCGCGCTGACGCTGGCGGTGCCGGCGGCCAAGAAGGCCGGCGCGGCCGGGCCGACCCCCTGGAAGCTCACGACCAAGCTCAGGGCGGATCCGGCCGGGGCGAAGTTCGAGCAGATCGACGCCAGCTTCGGCCCTGAAGACAGCGCGCTGAAGCTCGGCGGCGTCGGCGACCTCAAATTCGGCGCCTCGCCGCTGCTGCGCGCGGTGCTGTCGGCGCGGCAGGTCGATGCCGACAGGCTTGCCGCCAAGAATATGGACAAGGACGATGCCGAGCCGCTCCGCATCCTGCCGGCGCTACGGGCAGGGCTTGCGGCCATTCCGCAGGCGCCGATCCCGGCCCAGATCGAGTTCAACTCCGACCAGATCATGCTCGGCGGCCGTCCGCTGCAGAACATCACGACCGAGCTCCAGACCGACGGACGGTCCTGGACCTTCCAGCGCCTGGAGCTGCGCGCGCCCGGCATGACGCAGCTCTCGCTCAACGGCGCAACGCCCGGCGCCGACAGTTTCAGCGGCCGCCTCAGCGTCGAATCCTCCGATCCCGACACGCTGGTGGCCTGGCTCCAGGGCCGCAGCGAGGTCAGCCGCCGCAGCACGCGGCCGCTGCGCCTCGCCGGCGAGGTCACGATCGCCGCCAACCATCTCGCCATCGACAGGCTGAAGGCCGACATCGAAGGCGGCACCGTGGAAGGCCGCATCGCCTTCGTGCAGACGGGCGCGAGCAAGGGCTCGCGGATCGACGCCGACCTCAAGGCCGACCGGCTCGATCTCGACACCGCCGTAAGCTTCGTGCGCGCGCTCGCGGGACCGCAGGGCGAGTGGCCGGAGGAAGCCAAGCTCTCGCTCGATATCGGCCGCGCGATCTCCGCCGGGCAGGAGCTGCGTCCGTTCACTGCAAAGCTCGCTTACGGCCCCGCCGCGCTGTCGCTGGAGCAGCTGCGCTTCGGCCAGGCCGGCGGCGTGACCACCGTGGCGAGCGGCAGCTTCGACCGCGCCAGGATCACCGGCAAGCTCGCGCTGCAATCCTCGGCCAATTCGCTGCGCGAGCTCACCGCACTGATCGAGCCGTTTGCGCCCGCGCTGCGCGCGCGCATGGATGCCATCCCAGCTGCATCAGGCGCGACCCGTCTCAAGCTCGATCTCAGCCTCGACAAGAACGCCGAGCATGCCGATCGCAGCAATGCCCGCGCCGTGCTCGAGCTCGACGCGCCGCAGCTCAAGGCGACCGCGGCGCTGGCGGCGCAGACGCCGGCTGCCGCGATCGGCGGCATCGACCTCGAGCGTCTGCGCAGCAGCGACTTCACGCTGGACTCGAAGGTGTCGACGCCGCAGGCCGGCGCGTTGCTGGCGCTGCTCGGGCTCGATCGCATGGTGGCCGCAGGCGAGGGCGCTTCTCAGCTGGAGGGCAAGCTGACCGGCACCTGGCGGCGGCCGCTGCAACTGAGCGCGAAGCTGAGCGGCGGCGGGCTGGATGCCGACGCGCAGGGCAGTGTCGAATTGTCGGAGCCGAAGGGCAGCGTGAACTTGCGCGTGCGCAACGTCAATCTGGCGCCGCTGCTCGGGACCAGCCGGACCGACAAATCGGTGCAGAACGTCAGCCTGTCCTCCCGCCTCACGCTGACGGGCAATCGGCTGACCTTCGACGATCTCGACGGCAATGCGGCCGGGGCACATCTGCGCGGCCATCTGGCGGTGATGCTGGATGCCGACAGGAGCGTCGACGGCGAAGTCGGCCTCGATACGCTCGATCTTGCGCCGGCGCTTGCGATGGCGATCGGCGCGGCCGGGCGTGATGCGAGCGAGCCGCTCAGCGCTGGGCTCGTCACCGGCTGGCGCGGCCGGATCGCCTTCCAGGCGTTGCGCGGGACGTTGCCCGGCGGCATCGAGCTGCGTCCGTTCGGCGGCACGCTCCGCGGCGACGGCCAGTCGTTCGCGCTCGATGGGCTCAAGGGCACGCTCGGCGGCGGCGAGATGTCGGCGAGCTTCGACGCGCGCAACAGCGCCAATGGCCTCGCTGTGAATGCGCGTATCGAGTTCGCCCATGTCGATGCGGCGGCGCTGCGCTACCGCGAGCTTGCGCTGCCGAAGGGACGCGCCTCGGTGCAGATGGCCCTGACCAGCCAGGGCCGCAGCGTCGCAGCGCTCACCGGCGCGCTCGCCGGCAACGGCACGGTGACGCTTGAGGCCGCCGAAATCGGCGGCCTCAATCCGCGCGCCTTCGAGATCGCGATCCGCGCCAGCGACGGCGGCCAGGTCGCCGACGACAACCGCCTGCGGCAGCTGGTCGAGCCCGCGCTTGCCGCCGCACCGATCGCGGTGGCGTCGGCCCAGATTCCCTTCACGATCCGCGACGGACGCTTGCGCGTCGGCGCGACGCCGCTGGAAGCGAAGAATGCCCGCGCCATCGTCTCCGGCGGCTACGACATTCCCGCCGACCAGGCCGACATCCGCGCCAGCCTGACGCCGATCATGACCGGCCTCTCCGGCGCCCCGCCGGAGATTCAGCTGTTCGCCGCGGGTCCGCCCGACAAGCTCAACCGCACCATCGATCTTGCGCCGCTGTCGTCCTGGCTGGCGGTGCGCACGATCGACCGCGAGACGCGCCGGCTGGACGCGATCGAACGCGGCGAGCCGCCGCCGGCCACCGCGGCGCTGCCGACGCTGGTGTCGCCGGATCCGACGCCCGAGCAGGCGCCCGCGCATGTGCCGCTTCCCGGCCAGGATCCGCGCCGCCCGCCCGCAAAGCCAAAGGCTGCGCCGACGCCGAGACCGCCGCAAGCGGCTCCCGCTGCCCCAAGTCCTTCACTCACGAGCCCTTCACTCACGAGCCCGCCGCTGGCGAGCCAGCAGCTCGCGCCGCTGCCGCCGGCCATCGACGTCAAGCCTGCCCCGGGCCCGCCGCCGGCCAAGCCGAGGCCAAAGCCGCCGCTGGTGCTGACGCCGCAGAATCCGTGA
- the rpsU gene encoding 30S ribosomal protein S21 — protein sequence MHVLVRDNNVEQALRVLKKKMQREGVFREMKQRRSYEKPSERKAREKSEAVRRARKLARKQAIREGVLPAPPKKKPFERKPPLPEIKARTE from the coding sequence TTGCACGTACTCGTCAGAGACAACAACGTCGAGCAGGCACTCCGCGTTCTCAAGAAGAAGATGCAGCGCGAGGGCGTCTTTCGCGAAATGAAGCAACGGCGCTCGTATGAAAAGCCGTCCGAGCGAAAGGCACGCGAGAAATCCGAAGCTGTTCGTCGCGCGCGCAAGCTGGCCCGGAAACAAGCGATCAGAGAGGGGGTGCTGCCGGCGCCGCCGAAGAAGAAGCCCTTTGAACGCAAGCCGCCCTTGCCGGAGATCAAGGCACGAACCGAGTAG
- a CDS encoding DUF2336 domain-containing protein, with protein sequence MNGAKSLLQDLDDAIARGTEESRAKALWHATDILITGRYSDDEISTFGEVIGRLAEEIEVAARTQLSEVMSACDHAPLNVIEKLALDDEIAVAGPVLRDSNRIDDRMLVESAMTKGQSHLLAIAQRKSIGEAVTDVLVKRGNQEVVTSVAKNEGARFSGSGLLHMVRRAEGDSILAEQLGLRKDVPRHIFQQLISKASEDVRRRLETERPEMMAQIQSSVTEVTGDLQSKFGPSSRSYFVAKRVVTTQYRQGNLNQDSISNYARQHRFDEVQIGLSLLSSLPVDVIERALMDRNREMILVLCKALDFSWDTTMSLLFLGAKDHLITARELQDNEREYGRLKIETSRSILKFYQSRKTGAGADAGRQPELQVH encoded by the coding sequence ATGAACGGGGCGAAATCGCTTCTGCAGGATCTGGACGACGCGATCGCGCGCGGCACCGAGGAAAGCCGGGCGAAGGCGTTGTGGCATGCGACCGACATTCTAATCACCGGCCGCTACAGCGACGACGAGATCAGCACGTTCGGCGAGGTGATCGGCCGGCTCGCCGAAGAGATCGAGGTCGCGGCGCGAACGCAGCTGTCGGAGGTGATGTCGGCGTGCGATCACGCGCCCCTGAACGTGATCGAGAAGCTCGCCCTCGACGACGAGATCGCGGTCGCCGGTCCCGTGCTGCGCGACTCCAATCGCATCGACGACAGGATGCTGGTCGAGAGCGCCATGACCAAGGGCCAGTCGCATCTGCTCGCGATCGCCCAGCGCAAGTCGATCGGCGAAGCCGTGACCGACGTGCTGGTCAAGCGCGGCAATCAGGAGGTCGTCACGTCGGTCGCCAAGAACGAGGGCGCTCGCTTCTCCGGCTCGGGCCTGTTGCACATGGTCCGCCGCGCCGAGGGCGATTCGATCCTCGCCGAGCAGCTCGGCCTGCGCAAGGACGTGCCGCGCCACATCTTCCAACAGCTGATCTCGAAGGCCTCGGAAGACGTCCGCCGCCGCCTCGAGACCGAGCGGCCCGAGATGATGGCGCAGATCCAGAGCTCGGTGACCGAGGTCACCGGCGACCTTCAGTCCAAATTCGGTCCGTCCTCGCGCAGCTATTTCGTTGCCAAGCGCGTGGTCACGACGCAATACCGCCAGGGCAATCTCAACCAGGATTCGATTTCGAACTATGCCCGCCAGCATCGCTTCGACGAGGTCCAGATCGGCTTGTCGCTGCTCTCGTCGCTGCCGGTCGACGTGATCGAGCGCGCGCTGATGGACCGCAATCGCGAGATGATCCTGGTCTTGTGCAAGGCGCTCGACTTCTCCTGGGACACGACGATGTCACTGCTCTTCCTCGGCGCCAAGGATCATCTGATCACGGCGCGCGAGCTCCAGGACAACGAGCGCGAATACGGCCGGCTCAAGATCGAGACCTCGCGCAGCATCTTGAAGTTCTACCAGTCGCGCAAGACCGGCGCGGGTGCCGATGCGGGCCGTCAGCCCGAGCTCCAAGTTCACTGA
- a CDS encoding cold-shock protein yields the protein MTTGTVKWFNGQKGFGFIQPNDGGNDVFVHISAVERAGLAGLGEGQQVNFEVKTDKMRGKVSAENLSLA from the coding sequence ATGACGACAGGTACGGTCAAGTGGTTCAATGGCCAAAAAGGCTTCGGTTTCATTCAGCCGAACGACGGCGGCAACGATGTGTTCGTTCACATCAGCGCCGTTGAACGGGCTGGTCTTGCAGGTCTCGGAGAAGGCCAGCAGGTCAATTTCGAGGTCAAGACCGACAAGATGCGAGGCAAGGTCAGCGCCGAGAATCTCTCGCTGGCTTGA
- a CDS encoding TetR/AcrR family transcriptional regulator, with protein sequence MSRVRTRPTRDDTRDKLFEAAARVFEQDGIGGASIEAIAAAAGFSRGAFYSNFKSKDELIIAMLEDHVEQSIRRNMDILAQHDNLDDFIAALKAMDRTRQDPLGRSPLLHIEMILFVARAEKRRPELAKRLRARRKLVADIVEATLKSNGKNGNLDPPWMASVVLALEDGFRLHRLIDPETTPADSFLRAITDLRRRTGLAASQGASS encoded by the coding sequence ATGTCAAGGGTGAGAACCAGGCCGACCAGGGACGATACGCGCGACAAACTGTTCGAGGCGGCCGCGCGCGTGTTCGAACAGGACGGCATCGGCGGCGCCAGCATCGAGGCGATCGCGGCGGCGGCAGGCTTCAGCCGCGGCGCGTTCTATTCGAACTTCAAGAGCAAGGACGAGCTGATCATCGCCATGCTCGAGGACCACGTCGAGCAGTCGATCCGGCGCAACATGGACATCCTCGCCCAGCACGACAATCTCGACGATTTCATCGCCGCGCTGAAGGCGATGGACCGCACGCGGCAGGATCCGCTCGGCCGCTCCCCGCTGCTGCACATCGAGATGATCCTGTTCGTCGCGCGCGCCGAGAAGCGCCGGCCCGAGCTCGCCAAACGCCTGCGCGCGCGCCGCAAGCTGGTCGCCGACATCGTCGAGGCCACGCTGAAGAGCAACGGCAAGAACGGCAATCTGGACCCGCCCTGGATGGCCTCCGTCGTGCTCGCATTGGAGGACGGCTTCCGCCTGCACCGGCTGATCGATCCCGAGACCACGCCGGCCGACAGCTTTCTGCGCGCCATCACCGATCTTCGGCGCCGGACGGGATTGGCGGCGAGCCAGGGCGCATCTTCATAG
- a CDS encoding DUF1488 domain-containing protein produces the protein MTLTSGRFISHEYDRMIVRFSMHDGTREIPCAVSTSAMDDLERGSQVKPEQREAQFARLRERIEARAASKYRATEFEGTPPGIVLRGIDFRS, from the coding sequence ATGACATTGACCAGCGGCCGCTTCATCAGCCACGAATACGACCGGATGATCGTCCGGTTCTCGATGCATGACGGCACCAGGGAGATTCCTTGCGCCGTCTCGACCTCCGCGATGGACGATCTCGAGCGTGGCTCCCAAGTCAAGCCCGAACAGCGCGAAGCTCAGTTCGCCCGCCTGCGCGAGCGCATCGAAGCACGCGCGGCGAGCAAATATCGCGCGACGGAGTTCGAAGGAACGCCGCCGGGCATCGTGCTGCGCGGCATCGACTTCAGGTCATAG
- a CDS encoding MFS transporter: MRLPFFYGWVVVAVTFVTMAIGVNARTAFSLFFPPIISEFGWERGVTAGAFSFGFVVSGVVSPLIGRLMDRAGPRAVMELGVVLMGGGLLLAPLTSAPWHLYVTIGVMVGAGSVCLGYSGQSLFLPNWFIRKRGFAIGIAFAGVGIGSVTLLPWVQHMIEATGWRTACTAMGLLVLIVLAPVNLLLHKRPQDIGLEPDGDAALAAGSAPPVSNVVDPAWVNTDWTLKRAVATARFWWIALGYFSGLYIWYAVQVHQTKFLLDIGFSPSVAVWALGTVSLLGIPGQIVLGHVSDRIGREWVWAISCAGFVICFAALIGLKYQSSLWLVYLMVLAQGALGYGLTSIMGAVVFEIFQGKHQGSIFGTIMLAALAGGAAGPWLTGVLHDRTGDYTLAFGLAIIVSGLSALAIWRASPGKVRAVAGRLHKPQSRTAE, from the coding sequence ATGCGGCTTCCGTTCTTCTACGGCTGGGTCGTGGTCGCCGTGACCTTCGTCACCATGGCCATCGGCGTCAACGCGCGCACCGCCTTTTCGCTGTTCTTTCCGCCCATCATCTCGGAGTTCGGCTGGGAGCGTGGCGTGACCGCCGGCGCCTTCTCCTTCGGCTTCGTGGTGTCGGGCGTGGTCAGCCCGCTGATCGGCCGCCTGATGGACCGCGCCGGCCCGCGCGCGGTGATGGAGCTCGGGGTGGTGCTGATGGGCGGCGGCTTGCTGCTTGCGCCGCTCACCAGCGCGCCCTGGCATCTCTATGTCACCATCGGCGTCATGGTCGGTGCCGGCTCGGTGTGTCTCGGCTATTCCGGCCAGTCGCTGTTCCTGCCGAACTGGTTCATCCGCAAGCGCGGCTTCGCCATCGGCATCGCTTTCGCCGGCGTCGGCATCGGCTCGGTGACGCTGCTGCCATGGGTGCAGCACATGATCGAAGCGACCGGCTGGCGCACCGCCTGCACCGCGATGGGCCTGCTCGTCCTGATCGTGCTGGCGCCGGTGAACCTGCTGCTGCACAAGCGCCCGCAGGACATCGGCCTCGAGCCGGACGGCGATGCCGCCCTGGCTGCGGGCAGTGCCCCACCGGTCTCCAACGTGGTCGATCCGGCCTGGGTCAATACCGACTGGACGCTGAAGCGCGCCGTCGCGACCGCGCGCTTCTGGTGGATCGCGCTCGGCTATTTCTCGGGCCTGTACATCTGGTACGCAGTGCAGGTGCACCAGACCAAGTTCCTGCTCGACATCGGCTTCAGCCCTTCCGTCGCGGTGTGGGCGCTCGGCACCGTCAGCCTGCTCGGCATTCCCGGGCAGATCGTGCTGGGCCATGTCTCCGACCGCATCGGGCGGGAGTGGGTCTGGGCGATCAGCTGCGCAGGCTTCGTGATCTGCTTCGCCGCGCTGATCGGCTTGAAGTATCAATCCTCGCTCTGGCTCGTCTATCTCATGGTGCTCGCGCAAGGCGCGCTCGGCTACGGTCTCACCTCGATCATGGGTGCGGTGGTGTTCGAGATTTTCCAGGGCAAGCACCAGGGCAGCATCTTCGGCACCATCATGCTGGCCGCGCTCGCAGGCGGGGCGGCCGGACCATGGCTGACCGGCGTGCTCCATGATCGCACCGGCGACTACACGCTCGCCTTCGGCCTCGCGATCATCGTGAGCGGATTGTCGGCGCTCGCGATCTGGCGGGCATCGCCGGGCAAGGTGAGGGCGGTGGCCGGCCGGCTGCACAAGCCGCAGAGCCGAACCGCGGAGTGA
- a CDS encoding transcriptional regulator translates to MSTKKPAEPSPESVARSDRRRVAAEDGARAMADAERQAIEVRKNMARLRAAREAKEAADAAVRLALPTPAPKKRSKKPAG, encoded by the coding sequence ATGAGCACCAAGAAACCGGCAGAGCCGTCACCCGAAAGCGTCGCGCGATCCGATCGTCGCCGCGTGGCCGCTGAAGACGGAGCGCGAGCAATGGCCGACGCCGAACGGCAGGCCATCGAAGTTCGCAAGAACATGGCGCGGCTGCGAGCCGCGCGCGAGGCCAAGGAAGCGGCTGACGCAGCAGTTCGGCTGGCTTTGCCGACGCCGGCGCCAAAGAAGCGCTCGAAGAAGCCGGCAGGATAA
- a CDS encoding cytochrome P450, producing the protein MNEHVQGAGGAPLFNPLSPDFIRDPYPHYDRLRTLDPIHVTPFGQFVASRHADVSLVMRDKRFGKDFVERSKRRYSDKIMDEPVFRSMSHWMLQADPPDHTRLRGLVVKAFTARRVEDMRPRIQEIVDQAIDAVIDRGHMDLIEDFAFRLPITIICDMLGIPEEHREVFYNSSRDGGRLLDPVPLTPEEIKKGNEGNLMAQMYFQQLFELRRKNPADDLITQLVQAEEDGNKLSNEELTANIILLFGAGHETTVNLIGNGLLALHRNPDQLALLKARPELTEGAIEEFLRYDSSVQMTGRVALEEIEDLGGKRIPKGETVLCLLGSANRDPAVYPDRPDRLDVTRQNVKPLSFGGGIHFCLGAQLARIEAEIAIATLLRRLPDLRIDDVENPEWRPTFVLRGLKRLPASW; encoded by the coding sequence ATGAACGAGCACGTGCAAGGCGCCGGCGGCGCGCCGCTGTTCAACCCGCTCTCGCCGGACTTCATCCGCGATCCCTATCCGCATTACGACCGGCTGCGCACGCTCGATCCGATCCATGTGACGCCGTTCGGGCAGTTCGTCGCCAGCCGCCATGCCGACGTCAGCCTGGTGATGCGCGACAAGCGCTTCGGCAAGGATTTCGTCGAGCGCTCGAAACGCCGCTACAGCGACAAGATCATGGACGAGCCGGTGTTCCGCAGCATGAGCCATTGGATGCTGCAGGCCGATCCGCCAGACCACACCCGCCTGCGCGGTCTCGTCGTCAAGGCCTTCACCGCGCGCCGGGTCGAGGACATGCGGCCGCGCATCCAGGAGATCGTCGACCAGGCCATCGATGCCGTGATCGACCGCGGCCACATGGACCTGATCGAGGATTTCGCCTTCCGCCTGCCCATCACGATCATCTGCGACATGCTCGGCATCCCCGAGGAGCACCGCGAGGTGTTCTACAATAGCTCGCGCGACGGCGGGCGGCTGCTCGACCCCGTGCCCCTCACGCCGGAGGAGATCAAGAAGGGCAACGAGGGCAACCTGATGGCGCAGATGTATTTCCAGCAGCTGTTCGAGCTGCGCCGCAAAAATCCCGCCGACGACCTCATCACCCAGCTGGTGCAGGCCGAGGAGGACGGCAACAAGCTCAGCAACGAGGAGCTGACCGCCAACATCATCCTGCTGTTCGGCGCCGGCCACGAGACCACGGTCAACCTGATCGGCAACGGCCTGCTCGCGCTCCATCGCAACCCGGACCAGCTCGCGCTACTCAAGGCGCGCCCCGAGCTGACGGAGGGCGCGATCGAGGAATTCCTGCGCTACGATTCCTCGGTGCAGATGACCGGACGTGTCGCGCTGGAGGAGATCGAGGATCTCGGCGGCAAGCGGATCCCCAAGGGCGAGACCGTGCTGTGCCTGCTCGGCTCGGCCAACCGCGATCCGGCGGTCTATCCTGACCGGCCCGACCGGCTCGACGTCACTCGTCAGAACGTCAAGCCGCTGTCGTTCGGCGGCGGCATCCATTTCTGCCTCGGGGCCCAATTGGCGCGCATCGAGGCCGAGATCGCCATTGCCACGCTGCTGCGGCGGCTGCCGGACTTGCGCATCGACGACGTCGAGAACCCGGAATGGCGGCCGACCTTCGTGCTGCGCGGCCTGAAGCGGCTGCCGGCGAGCTGGTGA